TGCTTAAGAAGGAATCAAAACCGTCATTTTCTTCGAATCCAGTAACTCCAGTATCTCCACCGCCTGATGAGTCTCCCCATACTAGATTAacatattgtaatttttgattatttatattttaatggtattaacgaataaaaatataattaaatcatacCGTCACTGGACGTATCCATTGCTGTAGGTCCAGTATTACCAAAAGCATCCAAGAATGGATCTGCACTCGTTTCTGGCTCAGCTGCTTTATCGAACTTCGATGCGAAAGCATCGAATGCATCACCAGTATTTTCAATGGCTTTAGTGGTAGCAGCGAAATTATCCAATTGCGTATCAGTTCCAGGATATTCTGCAGCTGGTATCGGACTGGTTGAGATCAATCCACTCACTTCTTTAGTGGGTTCATTAAAATCGCCTAGGAGATCGGAAGAGAAAACATTTTGTTGGGTATCTGTCATTGAAAATATGGGTTGGGTGATCTGCTGCGTTGTTGATAATGATGTGGCTGATGTTTCCGTCACTCCATATTGTATTGTACTTGCGTTGTCAGATATGGAGAAGAAGGGAGACTCGACTGTAGTGGAAATTTGTTCGGTCGTTGCCGTAGAAAATAATTCAGCAGTCGTTACTGAGGTTAGTTGATCTGTAGAAACCGATGTTTCCGTTGAAAAATCTAGATCAACGGCTGCttgtttttctgtttcttgAATAGGGAAAGCCATTGTGGAAGACACCGATGCTCTCTTTTCCATGCTGACTGAAGCAGCTTCTGGATAGAAAGAACTAAAAGCACCTTCCGCTGGGGCAGTCGATTCAATTTCCTGATCAGTTATGCTAACGAATGGGTTCTCTTGAGCAGTACTCGTCACTGCTACATCAGTGATCAAATTCGTAGTATCTATTGAAAAGGTTGCCGTGGACGTTGTGTCTGTGTTTGGAGCATCAAATAAATCTAAAATGTCTTGACTACTTTTCGGCGGTTCTGCGGCTTCATTATCGTAAGGTATCAAATCCGGTACATTTCCATCAACATCTAGGAAATCGGCAAAACTATGTTCCGGTGTTGGAGAAGGTGAATGCATCAGAGTTGGACTTGGAGTTCTTGTAGCTTGTAGGCGATCCAGAAGATGATTAGATGTAGCATCCATTGCGCCTGTAACCGATAAGATAAGGTCTTTTGTGTTTTTCGGTGGTGCAGGTGGTTGTGGTCTGGGCGGTGGAGGTCTTGATGGCGGTGGTTTCCCATTCTTAGCTTGTACAGGTGCTGCTTGTGTAGGTTGActaatcttttcttcttcttcttttgtgctctctgataaattaaatatattttcttcgcaAAAGGATGCAAAAGGATTCGTTGATTCTACATTCACCGGTGGTTGATAAGATTGATCACtagtgatatttaaaaatggatTTTCTCCAGGTTCCGAAGTTGTCGTATCTGTGAAGGATTCTAGGAAAGGATTCAATTCTTGTTGACCGTGAACCGAATTATCCGGCTCGGACGTGTAATCGTCCATTAGGAAAGGATTTCCACCTTTTGAAtccattttaattaaatttataaaataacaagtgaaaatattaatcaggTTTAAACTGATCAATTAGCGTCCGGATGACCCggattattaatatgttatctTCAAGGTTATTGCATCAGTTCAGATTCAAGGATCTTCAGCTCTGTTTTTCCTGGTCCAATTGTAGCAAAGCTTGTATCAAATGGATCTATATCGTCCCCTAAAGCGATGTTTTTGGATTGAAGGGGCGTCAATACTTTTGCACCTGGATCTTGGTCGTCCGAGCATAGAAAATCTTTCGATTCTGGCACTTCGCCGGCTCTTGGATTAAAATCTTCTGCATCCGATACTGACGGTGCAACAATTGAACTTAAAATGATAGGATTCGGACGTACTTGTTCGGTTATTTGCTCCAGTTCGCTTTCTAAAACTTTTAGTTCTGCCTTTCCAGGTAAAATATTGGTGGCGATGGAAGTGTCGAAAGGATCCACGtaagaaatttcttcttcttcttcaatagTTTTCGTCTCTACTCGTGGCGTGAGAGGCTTCGCATCGACTTCTACTTCGGCATCGAGCAAACTTTCGCGTCTAGtgattttctgtttttctgaATTCgcttcaattatttcttttaatggaTTAGGTACCTGAGCAAATTCTAAATTGGTAGGCCTCAAAGAAGTAGCGGTGAAATCGCTTTTCCTTCTGGACGTTTCACTTTGAGATCTGGTATCAATTTCGTGATCACTGACACTGTGAGATAACTTTGGTTCTTGTTCCAACAATTCCGACTCGATGAGTTTGAGTTCCGTTTTTCCAGGAGTGACTTTAGCTACAAAACTGGTGTCAAAGGGATCGACATCAATTGCCTCGTCTTCAGCTGGTAAAGCCTCGTCAATCGATTTTTGCGTATAATATGGTGTTAGAGGTTTCGAGGGTAACGATTTCTCTTCGTCTGTAGTTGCTAGAAGATCAGGTCGATTTGAAGGTGTTGGTAATTCAAAAGCAACACTTTTTGTAATTGGTAGTTCGATCACTTCTGGTCTCGAAGCTTTTCGTCCACGATTATTCGATACGTTATTAACAATctgttcttcttgttcttctgtTTCGAAGTTGACCTTAAATTCAGGCTTGACAGGAAAAACTGGTGGAGTTGGCCTTATAGGAGGTTTCACTACAGGAGTCGCTGGTGGTGTTTCTTTTCTAGGATCaaaatcgtcgtcgtcttcgagAACACTATCAGTCTTTGCCTGTTCACCGAGAAGTTCTCTTTCAAGAAATTTCAATTCTGTTTTGCCTGGTGGTATTTCCCTTATCGCTGATGTATCGAAAGGATCAACATACGTGATCTCTTCAACTGGTGCGATGGGTGGATCGATTAAACTCAAATCACTCGTCGAACTACTTAACAAATCCTTGTTAGTTACATTACTACTTTCCTCAGTTTTGGGTAAGCCTGTTTCGTAGTCTCTATTTAAGCCAGCTGGATCAGTGAGCGATATAGAAACCGTAGAAACTGGTAAATCTTCTAATTCTTTCTCAATGAATTTGAGTTCTGTTTTGCCAGGTAATATATTATCGGCGAAAGTAGTGTCAAAAGGATCCTCTTCGTCGACAAATGTTGCTGCTTCGAAGCTAGCCTCGATGATCTCACTTTGGAAATCCTTAGCTTCTGGTTCCTTTTCACCAAATGGATCTTCGGCTTCCTCGAGACGGATCGGATTATCGACGGGTTCGTTTAAATCAAATTCAGCATCATCCAAATCAGGGATCTCCTCTAAAATCGTCTTTTCCTTAAGCAACTCGAATTCTGTGATGTCAATGGATTCTTTAGTTTCGGTTGAGATTACTTCAGTTTCTTGCGTGTTTACAGGCGTGACAGGTTTCGGTAATACCGGAGGTAACTTCGTTAGATCAATTGGTATATCCGGTAGATCGGAATCGTCATCTAAAAGTGATTTCTCAACTTCGATTGGCTCAGCAACACCTTCAGGAATAATTCCACCTTCGACCTCGTCAAAATCGTCCAGCAGTAAATCCTGTTGTACGActgatttctttttacttttaggCGGTAATTTACATGTACTCACATGATCGATCCTACCGGAGAGAATTTCAACAGCATTACCAAGACTGACTAATTTGTTGCCTTTACTGTCAACTGTTTTGAGTACTTTCTCAGCGTTAGTAGTATCGAAGGGATCGTCGTCTAAATCTTCTTTTACAGGACTATCAGGTATATAGGCTAATTGAACGTCGATATTTTGAAGGACGTCAACGTAGGTTGTATCGAAGATATCCTCGTCTGCTGAATCCTCTTGTTCATCCTCGTCATCCGGAATCTCGACAAAACCGTTTTCACTGACAAGCGGCTTTGCGCTTGTCTTGCCAAGTTCACCTTCGACTGCACCAATCTCACCAGGCTCTTTCTCAACGAGATTTCCTTCCTCGTCGAAACCAATCCACTTCTTCGAAGaggatttcttctttttctcttttttctgttcctCTTCTTCTGTCTTCCTCTCGTCTAACGCTGGCTTCCGTTGGAAAAACGAAACCGATTTGATACGATCGAGATCACCTTGAGTCTTTTTTAACAACGAATCGACACCCGCTGTCAAAGCCTCAAATTTTCGCCACTCGTCGGAGCCAGCATTGCCGGCCGCAGCCGGTTCACCAGATTCCTCGGCTTTCTGCTCGGCCCGCTCCGCTCGCTCCGCACGTTCACGCCGGTAACGCTCGAGTTCTTCCGGATCGAACTCTTCCTCCTCACccttcttacttttcttcgactttttcttctttttcaatccCTTGGCTAGCTTGTGCATTCTCTAAGACCTACCGTTTTGCAGGAGAGCCTTCTGCAAtcaatcgaaaaattttcctattttttttttcttttttttttctttttcatacaaaaaaaagctttaaggtaaaagataaaatcgtttgttaataaattcattagtAATTATACAAGGTCACGCTCACAATAGTtcattatttactattattttctcaGAATCATAAACAATATtgtaaaacgataaaagaacgATATGTTTCTGGATTATGTGTTTAGTTGTAAGATAATCAAAAATGATTTGAAAAAGTAAGATAATCGAGAAAATTATCGGAGAGTTATTGAATCGCCAACGATAGAACGAGTCGATCGATAGCCGTACCTCTCGGAAGCTTACTTATTTCGTTTCCAAGCGCCCAGTTAGCGACAATAAAATAAGACGAAAGAAactgaagaagaaagaaaaaataaaaatttttcaacctACGAACGTACTCCCATGAACGACTGGAAGATTTCAACTGATCTCGAAACGAAAATACGAGACACGATCTCATTCtctgttgatattatttaataagattatcCTTACAGACCAGAtggatttaaattttaataacaaccATGTACACGTCGAATCTCATTATCGAACAGATACAAcatgtttcttttaaaataacgaaGTAAATTCTTGTTCGAGCATTCACAAGCCAATTTTAAAAGTTCatcataaacaaattttttcgatAGCTACCATTAaaatgatcatttattttatctcgagACGTGATTTATCTCAATATCACTATGCCGAAAcaacaaaattttatcgtaAGCATAAccaatatttctatttagtCAGCACTTGAAAGatactttaaataaaattatgatcaTTCCATCTGATTTCCGTATTCGATCGTACGTGTCAAATTtgttaaacgaagaaaagcaATTAGTAGATCGACTTCATTATAACGAGTGGATTAACTTATTGGAAGATGAAAATATGTTCGAGATAACGTGTTCGATATTATATGGTGAagttaaaatttgttttatgtGCCAACAAACCCTTCTTTACGAGCACAAGCACCGACACGGGTCACAGAGTCGCTTCGCACGATAGCGCACATTCAGTTAAGTCCTACGGACACTTATACgaagacacatacacacgtaaaCGAACATTGTAAGTCCACGTGCCTTGAAAAAGCTGAATCGATagacgaaagaagaataagggcATCGTGACTTCTCCATAGCAATAACGAGATCCTTAAATGTTACGAAtttaaaatttccttttatttatttcaattagatgtatataataaattatcaggTAACACTTTCTAACACAAAATTCAAATTAGATACTCATGATCCCGGATATTTCCAATAAACTTTTCAATCCATCGTGTTTATTCGTAACctacgaaataaatataataattttctaatcgcGTGTGTCACGTTACAAGACGAATCGAGAGTATCGATCACGTGTATTCGTTGCATTATAGACAAAAGACGATTCCCAAGCTGGCCTAGCTCGGTTACCTTTGCACCCTTCTCAATCAAAATCTTACCATCGATTCACTTTTCATACTTACTTACTCGATTGAATACTCGTTACAACGACGAAACtaattattagtactattTGTCTGACGTAAATAATTACGCAATAATTTTCCTGAATTTCCTTCGTATTTTACaattgagaaaaataagatccattatattcatctttcttaatactgaaaataaatattacctaaaatcttttatattgaattaaaacGATTCGTATGGTTGTCTATACCATTGATTACAACTGCGCATTGATTTGTGTCGAACTTAGAAcactaaataaattaattaattgtaacgATTAACCCATATATTTTACTTACGCATTGAATgatgtaaatttataaattataccgATACACTgaattttcatttcgtatttataaagagaatcatcaaattctatttttcttgttatccAATTATACAAGTTACAATATACAAATGAAAACGACGAAATTTAAATGGAGGAcgattataaattaagaatGCCGCCGAATTCCGTTGTCTTTTGGTAAACATTCATGAGTATGAATCATCTCGGCGAAAGATATATGTGAATGAGGGCAGGAAGaatgagggaaaaaaaggaaccgACAAAATCGACTTCGTCTTATATTTAGACGTAGTCTTTACTTATATAGAACGATCGAATATCTTTTCTACATGATGTAACTGAGAAGAAAAACATGAATTTTTACAATCAAATGATAAGcgaacgaaattaaaatagtaaaatgataatgaattcAAGATACGATGATTATCAATTTAATGGCGATAGTTGCTATGTCAATTATACCCATCATTTTCTAATACattcattatcataaaatcGACTCAAAATTCGTACATGGAACAATTAAAAACTAAGGAAGCCTAATTCCTACCTTCGAGTTTTGTAGTATAGCTAACAAGGAAAGAGCTTGGTTCGCAACACATAATTGACGGAAAGTGGAAGCTCTCAGCGAGTTGATACAATTAACATGCTGCATGACACACGGTGGATGCCTCGACGTCAGCGGTTGCTGAGACGGCGATCAATCCACTGGCTCGAGCCTGGAACGTGTTTCATGGTTCCATCAAGAAAGACTAGCTAAttagatggaaaaagaagTCTAGAAGATCTCATAGTATATACATAGCCACATATACGCATACGTAAGCAAAGACATACGATGGTTGATACTTACGAGTTGCTTCTCATCAGCCACATCGATAGGGTGCACATTTTTTTCGCGTCATTTCGCAATAAACTCTCCTTTGATATTGAcgttaatgagaaaaataatatggaGTTATTGCACTCGATATTGAATCGGAAGCAAAAGGAGCCGAGATCAGATAGAAAATgtatgtgaaagagaaagagagagataaatagatagatagatagatagatagagaaagagagagagagagagagagagagagaaagaaagagaaagaaaaagagagatacagagagaaagaagtgaTCGAACAGAGATGAGACAAACGATGATGACACTTCAACCACCAAGAAGCTCTTTTCTTGTTCTGGAAAAAGATTCGATCGGGTAACGAAATGCAAGGAAGTTCGTACCGAAAGCGAAGGCGACTCACCTCGTACTCTCCTGCGGGCTGAGCTATTTCCAGCATCGATCCGTTTTGCGGAGAAGAAACATGCGCGTACAGGGATACTACGCGCATGTCGTGCGCGTGCCTAACGCCGCTATGATCGCGTCAGTCGACTCACCATTACCCTCGTCCACCCCTTTCGATATCTACTACATTTTCCTTGTTTTAACCCTTGTGATGGGGAGAAAGACAAGAAgatcgaacgagagagagagagagagagagagagagagagagagagaatcatgtACTTTGACAAGTACACTCATATCTTCTGAATTAGAAGGATACTTGAAAACTAAGATCAGATTAAAGGTTCGAGGTTGGATATGAAATTTATAGATCGTATAATAATTCAAgtcttcgatattttctttcttcttattattttccttttttgttgaTTAAGGATATTGTTTAGATATCAagagttctttctttttcgtatagAAACCGATGATAAAATATTCCACACAAGCcgtcaaagattttaacgttCTAGGGATAATATCTGGCAAACATTGAACATTTTCCCTGAGGCTATGCCAAGTTTCGATTGAAGTGAGTTAAATGAACTCACGAAAGTATCAGgggatgttattattatctcggGAAATGCATTAGAAAATgcaaattgtttattttgtttttagatTAGAAAGAGACTTCGTGGATAATATAATGAAGTTTGTTTTTAATTGGTTTAAATTTTGCAGATGCAATCTTTACATTGATTTATGCATCCATGGTAAAAAAGTGTGAATCATAGTAAGTCATTGTGGTTAAGATTTTTGCCATGATATGGCGCTGTACGTGCAAAATCCATTCATATCGACAATGTATCATTGGatggtataatattatatttctcaaaAAGCTATATATGAAATTCTAGTGTAAACCATCGATACATAATTGGTCTGGTAAAAGATATCTACCAATCATGAGATTTCAGTAACAGTGACTTTTAACAATGAGATTTCATCCATTAATCTAGATCTGTGAATGGAAATAGGAAGAACGTGAGTTATTAACATAGAACATAATATACAGTACATAATATGTTCGAATATGTATGGAATccatatcgattttattttattttatttcgaataaatacCAAGACCCTCTCTTTCCACATTCAAATACTTTACATACGTACGTGCCTTTAAGGTACAAAGGCGTATTCCATATTGCTCATTGAGAGCGggtatttcaatgttttcaataTCATCGTCCATCGTCGCTTCGAATAAAACAGTTTAGATGTATTTAGTAAAGatgtacaaaatatataaaaccacGATCTGTTTTCAAATAAGAAAACTAATTTTGATCTCTCTAAATCAAGGTTTACCGTAttgcaatctttttttttttatttttttacatttttcaatatcCTAAAAGAAAACTACTACGCTCTGGAATACCGTTTTATCGCAATTTTTAAGAATTGTATTTGGAGCAACGTTACAAATGATGCAAGCGAGGATGCcgtctttcttttgtttgtatCGTAATCtttcctcattctctcttccttcttagCCTCATCCTTCCTTCGcctactttttcttccattctctCTTGAGATTCTTAGAAGCATTGTGCCGGTGACTAATGCGTGGTGCTTTCTTTGTCACGTTGAACGTTAGCACGGTACTGTTTTACGCTTATGATTACTGCACACGTCACGATTTTGcctttattcttatctttcccGTTAGCCATCGTTTTTTCCTTAAATCTCACAATTTTTCGAGCTAAGGAAGAAAGGACACGATCGTTAGTTTTCTATTATCTCTCATTCCATACCTAATACTTTATATCGAATCATAAATTAGAAACGATTTTGATATAGTTAAGAAAGTAGTGAGAGATATTATGATCAGGCAACTAATCGAAGGATTCACCTTCTTCCCGCGCAAGACAAACGCAAGCGGAGTTAGGGTAGTGACTAACTCCGTATAACATCCCCCATATTGATCACACTCAgcatctctctcattctctcctcCGTCGATATCTCCTTCCACGTTAGAGAAAACGCCTGCGTCTGCGTAACCTATATACGTTCTTGTATGATTTTCAGCAACAAcgccatcatcatcaccatgatcatgatcatcatcatcaacattaCTATCATTGTAACCGAAATCTTGTGGCTTATCTCACAAGTATCGTTCTTTTTCCTAGGAACACCTCATTCGTTTatggtaaaatatatatatacacagtgtAACTATGGTGTACCAAATGGAAACAGATTATTCATTCCCTAGTTCGAGCTAGGAATGTTCGAACATCGGCATCGTTCCAGATGAATAACCTCATTCCCATGATCCACATACATATGATGAAAGGAGATACAAAGGATTaaagataggaagaaaataaggagTCGTCGAAAAGAGTTTCGATGGGAAGGCAACAACTTGCCAGTTTCAAAATGATGTCGCTAAGCTTGAAATGTTCGCCAGTGTGTTCCTTGTGTTCACAGGTGGATGAGAATCGTAAAAGTCTGCCAACGTCATAGTCTTGGGGGTGGTTCGAATAAAACGAAGGTGGCGCTGAACGAATGTGCCAGCTTAAAATTTGAAGGCAGGCGTCGATCTCTTTGGTAAGACGCCGTTGGCGTCGCGAACGGACGACGGCGGCGCTGCCGCcgtcaccaccaccatcgtcatcgttatcaGCCAGCAGCACCACCAGAGAAGCTGGATACTATCAGACATAGAGCAGTGTCGGCACCGCTGCGCCTGCTTTACGTGGTTATCGCGCACGATTTCGCGCACGATGTCGACGTACTCGAAGGACTTCGCGTAAGGGTAGAATGCGGAAGAAGATAATTTCCGCTTGCGAGTGCGTGTCTTGGTGAATAAAAAAGTGACGATCCTTTGCTAAGAGTAGTagtcaaattaaaaaatttcatatgtaCAGAGAGAAGTGCTAACGGAAGAAGAAAGCGAATATTCTCCGTAATCACCGAAAGGATTCTGGACGAGAAtccttctcgttttttttttttttttgaaaaagaacaattcgtgcgaaacaaacaaaagaaagaaaattttaaacacagagttttttctctttaaagacGAGAAACTTCTTATATTTGGATGTGTAATGAGTTTGAAGTACATCTTATCAATGTAATTTTCTCGCTTGCTTCATCTCGTCctaataagaagaaatgatgAACGCGAGAAggcgataagaagaaaagcacAAATTTGTGCTGGTGTTTTTCAGACGGACAGATGCAACGAATACGAGAGAAGACGAGATGGCCGAGGCGGCACCGAGAACGACGTTATCGTCCTTCCTCGAATCAACGAACCATCCTCGTGATCCTTCGACTAGATCGTGAACTCCCGCGACTTTTTCCTATTCAAATatttcgagagaaagatattatcgtaagGATGTAGGCAGGCTCGAGTTCAGGCCCTGTCGTGGCCGAGTTTCCTTACGCGattgtttctatatatatgtatatgtatgtatatatatatatacatatatatatatatattttactataatGTAAGTATATACACGTTCCGAACATACGAAAAAAGGATCATAAGGTCGGAAAGTGGAAAGATCGTCGAGCGTGTCAAAGCCGCTCCCACAAAAATCTCTCGAGAATATAGGCACGATCCTTCTACTCGATCGtcctacttttttctctccctctccctcttctcaAAGCATCCGTGCATTTCGGTGCATCCCAGTGCATCTCAGTATCCCAGTGCCCGTTAGATTGTCgaaggagaataaaaagaagagtggTTAGCGTTCGTAAAAGAAGTGGCCGGTCTCGACGTTTAATAAGCgggaaaaaagggaggaaagcAAAGAGGGAGGTCTCCCGATCAACGAGATATAAAAATGCgtgcgaaaataataaaaggcaCTACACGTGACAACGTCATTCTTCTTGATGACGGTATGATAACCCGAAGCCGATGACACGATCGTCGGAGTGCCGTGATAAGTGTTAGTGGCTTAACGTGTATGTCGTACAGCGTATACGTAGGATGTTGTTCCTGGAAGTTGTCCAATAGTCCACGAGGAGAAAGATAGCAACAGCGAAAATGGTGGATCTAGAGGGGTACATCATTATGTTGGCGAATAAGAACGGGGAGATGAAGTTATATGGTATGTAAATTGTTCGTGATCAGATTTGTGTATTTTCAAGAGCGTGGAAGGATGGAAGAGAAGGGGAAGGATATTCATTGCTCGTTAAACGTTTGAATATTTATCACAGTTAAACGCTGATGGATCGTCGTactaatattatgattttgtCGTATCAAAGCCTATGCGAAAtccacgtacatacatacgtacatgtatatatatatatatgtatatacgtaatcaTCGATGAATGTCAACAGATTCGTTACGATCGAGTATAACGTCCGATAAAAAATGACTATCCTTGGctgttaatagaaaaataaacggTCCGAAGGACTTCTTTTTCCAAATAGTCGAGTTAAAGATAACCTTGGGATCCATTTGTAAGCATCACTTAACGGAGATAAAATTGTAACACGATAAATATTGTAAGGTGTCGCTAAAGAAGGGATCTCGTTTATTTTtggtctcttttatttctaattagtATCGCATATTActactccttttctctctaatcATTATGTGATAAAGTCGAAATTgatttaaagattttatagATTTATCGTCTTACGTAATGTTacgttcattcgttttttaataaaaattctacttTCTCATTATCTAATAACGCTAATCGCTTCATGTTTTATActcaatgacaataacgatgacgacTTGTACCTTGCGTTCTACGTTGTTGCTTGATTTATCGCGTGCTTCGTAATGGTATAACTATAACTAACGTAAACACAGACGTCAATGGATCATTCTGACGATACGTCTCGATCCGACAGGTTCTCGTGCGGATAACGCGGACAGTTTGGAATTCGACGATGAAATTCTCCAAGTGAACGGCCGTACTCTGCAAAATGCAACCTACGCGGAAGTCATTCAGTACATACACCAGGTAATTATCTAATTTTCAATACGTTATTTAATCTTCAATTCGTAtctcattctttattttcatttggaaACAATCACCGACTTagaaacatatgtatatatgtatatatataaa
The genomic region above belongs to Vespa crabro chromosome 2, iyVesCrab1.2, whole genome shotgun sequence and contains:
- the LOC124422228 gene encoding uncharacterized protein LOC124422228; amino-acid sequence: MHKLAKGLKKKKKSKKSKKGEEEEFDPEELERYRRERAERAERAEQKAEESGEPAAAGNAGSDEWRKFEALTAGVDSLLKKTQGDLDRIKSVSFFQRKPALDERKTEEEEQKKEKKKKSSSKKWIGFDEEGNLVEKEPGEIGAVEGELGKTSAKPLVSENGFVEIPDDEDEQEDSADEDIFDTTYVDVLQNIDVQLAYIPDSPVKEDLDDDPFDTTNAEKVLKTVDSKGNKLVSLGNAVEILSGRIDHVSTCKLPPKSKKKSVVQQDLLLDDFDEVEGGIIPEGVAEPIEVEKSLLDDDSDLPDIPIDLTKLPPVLPKPVTPVNTQETEVISTETKESIDITEFELLKEKTILEEIPDLDDAEFDLNEPVDNPIRLEEAEDPFGEKEPEAKDFQSEIIEASFEAATFVDEEDPFDTTFADNILPGKTELKFIEKELEDLPVSTVSISLTDPAGLNRDYETGLPKTEESSNVTNKDLLSSSTSDLSLIDPPIAPVEEITYVDPFDTSAIREIPPGKTELKFLERELLGEQAKTDSVLEDDDDFDPRKETPPATPVVKPPIRPTPPVFPVKPEFKVNFETEEQEEQIVNNVSNNRGRKASRPEVIELPITKSVAFELPTPSNRPDLLATTDEEKSLPSKPLTPYYTQKSIDEALPAEDEAIDVDPFDTSFVAKVTPGKTELKLIESELLEQEPKLSHSVSDHEIDTRSQSETSRRKSDFTATSLRPTNLEFAQVPNPLKEIIEANSEKQKITRRESLLDAEVEVDAKPLTPRVETKTIEEEEEISYVDPFDTSIATNILPGKAELKVLESELEQITEQVRPNPIILSSIVAPSVSDAEDFNPRAGEVPESKDFLCSDDQDPGAKVLTPLQSKNIALGDDIDPFDTSFATIGPGKTELKILESELILISLNLINIFTCYFINLIKMDSKGGNPFLMDDYTSEPDNSVHGQQELNPFLESFTDTTTSEPGENPFLNITSDQSYQPPVNVESTNPFASFCEENIFNLSESTKEEEEKISQPTQAAPVQAKNGKPPPSRPPPPRPQPPAPPKNTKDLILSVTGAMDATSNHLLDRLQATRTPSPTLMHSPSPTPEHSFADFLDVDGNVPDLIPYDNEAAEPPKSSQDILDLFDAPNTDTTSTATFSIDTTNLITDVAVTSTAQENPFVSITDQEIESTAPAEGAFSSFYPEAASVSMEKRASVSSTMAFPIQETEKQAAVDLDFSTETSVSTDQLTSVTTAELFSTATTEQISTTVESPFFSISDNASTIQYGVTETSATSLSTTQQITQPIFSMTDTQQNVFSSDLLGDFNEPTKEVSGLISTSPIPAAEYPGTDTQLDNFAATTKAIENTGDAFDAFASKFDKAAEPETSADPFLDAFGNTGPTAMDTSSDVWGDSSGGGDTGVTGFEENDGFDSFLSMTAPPQPETKVKRADSGDSDEGPDFSVFIKPKEGDQLTQSEVGPVPVLAPPPKSPQNSAYTDSSSRFNPFDKTGGFAQEAVVPTETAQPEITRTDSQETPPTPLFDEDVSQPLEDFPRVTYTGDGWEMQLRQPNKKKITGQRFWKKIFVKLVYQGDNPVLQLFNSKDDKDPFQELPLLACYSVSDIGAQQFDQFGKIFTVKLQYIFYKERPGVRPGQVTKTERLTNKLSQFAAYAIQGDYQGVKEFGSDLKKLGLPVEHAAQISQLFKLGSQNYEDMKTFSCAIEEALFRLSAHRDRALNYKMEEVQITVVDELYVEQSAEGYVDKQIARVRLFFLGFLSGMPDVELGINDMWRQGKEVVGRHDIIPVVTEEWIRLENVEFHACVQQDEYEKSRIIKFKPPDACYIELMRFRVRPPKNRELPLQLKAVMCVTGNKVELRADILVPGFASRKLGQIPCEDVMVRFPIPECWIYLFRVEKHFRYGSVKSAHRRTGKIKGIERFLGAVDTLEPQLMEVTSGQAKYEHQHRAIVWRMPRLPKEGQGAYTTHQLVCRMALTSYDQIPENLAEYCYVEFTMPATQVSHTTARSVSLQNNDSDAPPEKYVRNLSRHEYRIGIEHTQGEGPGAYVTATLTKKIPETTPETHGEVSDTPAESDSDSSE